The genomic segment ACCCCCCTCCATCACTTGGTTGGGGTCCACTGTCAGCTCCTTCAccctgcagagaaaagacacTGAGCTGGTCAGGACCAATTCTTTCACAGCCACTCTGAACATGGCTGCTGTCTGAGTCGAGGGTATGATGTTAGCTGTGGGGTAAAACGTGTTCACAAACATCACAGGATGATGGCATCATGACAGCAGTGACATCATGCATGGGGAGAAGATGACTGCGTTGGCTCTGTAAATGTCTATTCTCATACTGGGCATGCTAACTGGAGTGAAAGAGTTCAGTTTGTGCGGTTCACctgtacaatataatgcaatccaatacatgCCACCCATAGAAATACTAAGGGCTGGAATCTGGATGGTCAGAGCTCATGTTTAATGAGGTCTCACAGAGCTGATGAGGTATTACTGCCGTGTACCCGACCTACAAGTACAGTGGTAATTAATGAGGACTGTGTGAGAGGGATTACGTGCCGAGAGTTGGCTCAAACAAAAGCTCATCCTGGAAGTGTTTACTGAAAAGCTTCACGGACGTTTTAGTGTCATTATtggcaccaaacagcagatgatACCTTATTACGTCAAATTTTGAACCGCCATGTGATCATTCTGACTAATCACGACATCCATCTCACGCAgaacaaataaaagacacacCCATAAGGACAGAAAGATGTGTTATTCTTTAGGTGTCAGTGAAAAGAATAAGTTATGCCCGCAGCTCAGCCAAAGATAAAACTAAGTCAACAAGTCAaagcaggggaggaggatgagaaagTGTCACATCATGCAGACGAAAAATAGGAAGGGTAAGACGAGAGTGGAGGTTTTCAGATGATGAAGTGAATGAAAGCTGCTAAAATGGATTTAGTCATAATGTAATAAATACCTGCAGGGAGTGCATGCACTGtgagtgttttatgtgtgtgtgtgtgtgtatgcgtgctgTGATTTGGGGAGTGCTTGACCTGCTGGGAGAAGTAGCAGCAAAGTCATCGTACTCAAAGGTATTGGTGGGCGAGTGCTCAGGGCGACTCCCCTGACCACCCTGGGAGAAGGGGATGTCCGACGGACTAATCCCAAACTCCTTCACTCTACACAGCGACACCAGCACACAGAGGgtgggaaagaggagggaaacaaagcaggagaaagagaggagagaaggaatacgagagagtcagacagagctACTGAGAGTAGGCAGAGAAATGTACAACATTAGTATAGCTAATttcaatctgtacaaaaaccacgGGGGATTATAGTGGAATTATAGTGAGAGAGGAGCTATATGATCATAACATTGCATAATTTCCATTGGTTCCTGAGGCAACAAGGCATATTCCCACCTGTTGGCATAGCGTAGTGTGTTGAGGGTATTCTCGCAGGATGTCATACCAGGAGAGATTGTTGCAATCTGTGCCGAGAAACAGAAGATCATTCAAATTAAAGCCATCTGGAAGAGATATGAAGACATGACCATTAATGAAGGCAATGAACTGACCATGCATGTGCGTGAATTTTCCCCAATGAAGGAGTCTCTCAGGACCTGGGTGAGCTTACTGGCTCTGAATGGAGTGTGGGGCTTGTTACGGCCAAGAGCCCTGATACACtcctgaaacaaacaagaaaagcagagattgtgtattttgtctgttCACAAACAAATAGGAAAAAGGACTTGTTGAAGTTGTAGCTAAAGTAGCAGGAAATACTTTGTGGTGTAAAATAGAGCTTCTGCCATTGCTGCCCACAAACCTTTAGGGCCAGCAGGCTTTTGTTGATCTCAGCTCCCTCCAGACGAGTTTGGCGGTCAGCACTCGATGTATCAGCCCCCCTCTCATTCCCTGCCAGGTCGATGAGGGAGAACTTGCCATGCATCTTCCCCTTCCTCCGAAGAATGATCTGGAATACGGCGTGGCTGCGAGACGAGTGGGCGTTGGCCGACGTCTGCCCTGATGTTCTGtgagtgagaggaagaagacgtAAAGATGAACGAGGGGCAAACAACGAGCAGGAAAAGAACAATTGGAGGACAAAAAAACGCATGAAATTATGTCATATTCTATGTTCTAAGTGACCAACTGATTTCATTCAGGACAGAAATAAGTGTTGCAGTTATGACTGGACAAATACAAGAATTCAAACTCTTGGGATTGCATCACTAACAACAACTAGATGGACAAAGTTTCTGTTGTTATACCTGCAGCTGTTGCCCAAGTCTATGAGTTTCAGGACTTCCTCTGTGCACTTGACCTCCTTCTCCTGAAGCCCCACAACCTGCACTTGCTGTTTCCCGTCCTCCAGCACCCTCAGCTTAGCTTTACGATTCAGCAGGTCAAACACCTAACAATACATACACAAAGTCAGCTTTGTGTTCcctgaataaaacattgttttattcaaaaacaattccttcaagcaaaaaacaaatgattacaTATCACTTGCCTTTCCACTGTAGATTTCAAAGAAGGTTGCGTATACTTGTAGATCTAACTTCTTATAGTTGGGTTTCTTCAACATGAGAAATACATCCCGAGCTGTATGAAAAGAGATGAGAGATCTAAATCTTACCAGAGGAAACCAAACCCTTTATGATAAAATAACCAAGCAAATTTCCTTTGAATGCCTTTACTCCCACAGCTCACTGACTTACCAGCTAGTGCATAAATTCCTTTAGAGCAGTCTTGGTTCTTCCCAGAGAAATCTCCTCCCATAGTCTATATAATACAGTGCACAATACAATCAAGAGATACTTTCAAATTATATGAGAGCAAGGGTAATAAAATCTAGCAAAACTCTCAATAGGAACAATTAGGTATGATCCCTAGTAAATGATGTGGTCTGGGCTTTTTGAAGGAGTCATTGTGTGTAACTCACGTGTGTTTTTCCACTGCCTGTCTGCCCATAGGCAAAGCAGGTGGCCATGCCCCTCTCAAAAATAGTCTCCACTAGAGGTCTGGCAGTGAACCTGCAGGACAGAATACACAGTCATTCAGGAAAATCAGGAAAAGCAAGAAATAACATCTAACCActatgtacacaaacaaaagtccTCATCATATTGACTAGTCAGATTTGACTTCTGTGAACTATTAAAGCAAACACACGTGACAACTTGCTCTAATAGTCTGGTTTGTTTGTCGATTTGCTGTTACAAACCTGTAAACCATCTCGTTGGTGGTGCTGTCATCGAAGGCATAGTCAAAGCGGAAGGTCTGGTTCTCCAGGTAGCGAGTGAGGTCAACTTTTTGTTTAGGTTCATGAACCATCACCACATCCTTACTGGGGATGGTGATCACATCCAAATCCTTCACAGACAACTCTGGAACACAGAAGAGGCAAGACTTTCAATCACATTAATACTTACATATTACATAGAATACAACATATAATGATAGGTCACAAGACCAATGTTACCGATAGAAGACCTTACCTTTCTTGTTGAGTGGACGtttcctcacacaaacacatattctgTGCTCTTCAATCTGGACCGTGCAAAAGAGAAGGAAATTTTATCTTATTGTGGAGGGTCAACATCTAACAatcagaagaaaaggagaagccAGTCTCTACTCACCAGATCTGCTGTTGTCAGGGGCCGGTAGTCTAGACTGGCTCGGAAATCTCGGATCATGTACATGATCTCATAGTTAGGGATGGTGGTATCCACCTCCTgaaggaggacaaggagagacagagtgtggTACCAGATTACTCACCAATAGGAAAATTATTCTCATGTCTTTCAATTCATCATCTCAATGTCAAGAACGTAAGTGGTAATTAGGAAGGAGAACGTTGAATAATACGTAAATGTACCTGAGCTCTCTTCTCCCTGAGCTCCTGTTGCTGAAGCCGacgcctctctctcttctcctgcagtttctccacctccttcacGCAGTTTGACTTCCTCCTCGCTGCCATAAAGACATGAGAAACAGTAACTATACTACCTTTCACAGGATATGCAAATAGCCTTTCTTTGTAAAAAAGGTATCTTCCTCTCTCGTCCCTCTTCCAAACTGtttcttctacttctacttcctCTTAGCTTGAGCAGTATCTTTCTCTCAGTGAGTCATTATTTTCCCTTGGTCTTCCTTCAAACACAAGGGAGACCATGGGCTATTTCCAACAAAGCAGAACAGTGATAGTGCTCAAGCACAGACAAGGATACAGTGGCTGGCACACAGTGCCTCCAGTATAACAGTAGCTGCTTTCTCTACATTACCAACAAAAGGCCTTTTACAATGTGTTAAAAATCTGCTCTCATTTATCCCCTCTGCATCCTAAAACACAATTAGACCAGGGGACGGCTAAAACTAGGATATGTGCCTTGTATTACTCCAATTAAAATTAGAGGTGGTTTCAAATCAAGTATGATTAGAAAATAATTTCAATCAACCAGAAGGTTATTCAAAATCTCCCAGCACATCACACCCACAGATTAGTGTTGTTTCAGGTCAATCACAAAGTATTAGAAACCATAATAAGAGAAGACAAGTTAGCAAACATGTGAGTAAAAGCCACTTCTGATTCCTTGCAGAgttcataaaaacactgttatctGATTAGTCCTGGCTTGCTGCTACAGCCCCAGCTTCCCACTGCAAAGCCTGACCGAAGACTAGTAATACAGTCCTGGCCTCCTGCTGGCTCCAGTCTCTGAGAACCCAGACTATCAGATCATGGGGATTAATAATCTGCTCTAATCTGGGAGGGGGAAATGAGCTGGGTCAGCACTGGGACAAGGCAGTATAAGAGGGGTGCAGAACTACTTGGGGGTCTCACAGGCGGTCGGTAGGGGAGCTGAAGGGTGAGGATGGGAAACAAGGCATTTTCCTACTTCCCCTCTTAGCTCATCAAATGACAGTGAGCACTTGGAAGGAATGGAGGGTAAAGAAAAAGCTTATTGTTGCTGTCTGAGCCTTGGAGTAACGCACAGTGCCACAGGCTTTCCCacgtgtgtgcttgtgtgtgactCAGCAAAaatcagagagggaaaaaacagcGCAGTCCAATAGCAgcacgtttttttttactccctgtCTAATACCCAGAAAGCCTGTCTGCTGGATGGATTGTGCTTGTGCAACTTCACCACCACACCACAGCTCTGAATAGTATCTAGCAGAGATTTTGGGTGCACAATCTTCTTATAAGACTACATGGCTCTCAGTTTCTATTGGGAACTATTAGAATCACCATGAGGCATTGCAGGCAAGGGGAAACATGCAGGTGATACATACAAAGCTGTCCAGACTCCTTTCTGGATATCAGGTGATGTAAGGATTCTGTGATAAACATGTGgtcaacaaaaacatgagaTATTAAAAAGTTAGGATAATACGTCCGTTTTCTGCAGATGGCCTAAATCAATTGATGGCATTTTTCACCATTCACCATgacaacatgtttaaaaaaaagcatatctggattttctttttaaacccCAGTAGGCTTTTTACGCAGCAGTTAGCCCCAAGCTAAGGGAGCTGTTAGCCCCAAGCTAAGGGAGCTGTTAGCCCCAGGCTAAGGGAGCTTCCACACTGGCACACTCCCGGAACATTCCAAGTGGGCTAACCACAACTTTAGCCAAGGGCTTGCTGGCCCTGCCCCAGAGCAGGGTTAGCCCAAGTTTGCAGGGTTATCCCCTGAGAATCTACTAAACAGGCAGGTGCCAGTGTGAAACAGGGCTAAGTTAGCCCAGGCTAAGAATATGCAGTGTGAAAGAGAACAAAGATCACAGTTAGATaggttcattaaaaaaaaaaaaaaaattgttgttttgatcATGTTACCATTCTGCAATTGCTGTTGTGTCTGAGCTTGAGTGAGCTGTGCAGGCTGTTGAGATGGAGGTGGTGGTGCAGGCTCTGGTTGTTGAGGTTGTGGGGGTCTGGCACGGGTCGGaatcactgaaaacacaaagccacAAAGATTAAGAAAGAGACCTTTTGACTCTCATGCTGCTAACACACCACTCTTGAGCTTGGTATTAAAACTAAACATGCTGTTTTAAAGTGttaaaggaccagtgtgtaGGATTTGTGGGGATCTATTAGCAGAAATTGAATATAATAttctatactatatatatatatgttttcagTAGTATATAATCACCTGAAACTAAGAATGGTAGTGTTTTCATTAGCTTAGAATGAGCCCTTGATATGTACATAGGGAGTGGGTCCTCTTCCACGGAACCTgccatgtttctacagtagcccagaacagacaaaccaaacactggcTCCTTTCGCATTTTTACGTTGATGTGGCAGCTTGAATTTGGTGGCAGGAATGCACCTGGAGGCTACCGCAGGTTCTCCTATGCACTTGGAGAGGGAAAGGTGAGGGGAGTGGTATTCAGTTCTTTCACCACTAGATTCCACTGAATCCCCCACACTGATCCTTTAAATTAAACTTACCTAACTTAAAATCTAAATCTTGATTTCTAAGTTACTTTTCGAGATTTAAGAGTAGTATATTATGAGAGGATAATATAACAATTCCAAGAGAACAGCGTGAAACAAACCTCTATTATCCCTGGACGGAGTATCATTCTTAGTGGGTGCTATCGTCCTACGGTTCtgcaagagaaaacaaaagctttaCTTTGTAGCTGCTCAAGACCTGAAAAAGGAAACGCATCCTCTTTCACCATTAAGTTTTCAACCACTTCCGCCTACCTCTGTTATGTAGAGATACAGAAATAGACAAAGCCTGAGAATCAGATTAGAGCTGAGTACAGAGGCCTCCTTGCACACATCTTAAcgtatctttaaaaaaagaaatgaaaatagacCATGTCCAAATTACAAAAGGTTGTAACTCCCTGTATATATTTCTGTGAGGATGATTCCCGTACATGTTATGGATCTACTGTATCTGCTTTACAGGTTATGGAGCTACACAATCAAAAGATATTTCCATTATAAAATCATTACAGGCCAAATTTACAGTATCCTGTTAGAGGGACAAAGCCACATTTCTGGCCAATTACACTGCACATTGTAAAGTAAATTAACTTTATTCATGTTCAAGTTACATCATTTGCCTCATAGTTTTCACtttgaatgttttatatgttgaaaactgaaaataaaattgtacGATATACCAGGTTAATTCACAactgcattttttaaaatcaaaataaccCCAGTGTTTATGTGACACTATGGAGCAGCCCTAATCTACtgtgcaccacacacacagtacttaaCAAGACTAATTAGTTGGTTACCTAGAAGGATCCAGGATCTATATTAAGGTCCAGAAAACTGCAGCCACATAACTACATGAGCATGTCTGAGCACTTTAGATGCATTCTGGCTATAAAGTGAATGAAGGATGtaaatttgttgtgtttttgtttaaactaTCCAAATCATACCACAATGATTTGTTGTAGTTGTTGCCAGATAGGGTGGCATACTGGTACTCACCTTTGCAATTTTGTTGACCTTCACACATGTGGGTGTAGGTGGGGGTGGAGTCTCTGGACTAGGAGCAATTTCCTCATCTGGAGCCACATCTGGGTTAAGTGCAAATATACTCTCCAAGTCAATCTGTCCAGAAACAGAGGAGTATTCATACCAACTGATTACATGTAGCCAATTAACCAATGTTTGACAGTGAAACAATACactttattcatgtattcatgaAAATTCACACATGtcattaacaaaaaataaacattcaatataaaaatactgagcATTTTAAAAGTGCACATAGTTCCTccaaaaaaaaggctaaataaatGTCAAAGAAGATGAATTCCTTCCACCACATTGAATGCTGTAAAACACCTTCTATAGGTGCTGCAAGTTATTTCTAAAACATAGTATAGCTCAGTTTTAATTTGTGAATTAAAAAAGCCTCCCTAAAAGTGAACgagcagggagacagactgcagcagaggTTTGGACCTGAGTCGCAATCTAGAGTCTTTaacttgacaaaataaaataaaatagatttgCATCTTGACTATGACTATCACTAATAAACTTGAGACCACTTTGACTTGGCATGAATTATGCATGCATTAGTAGCTCATGAGCATGGATCTACAGCAGTGGTTTTTCAATGACCACAAATGAGCTTACTTTTGAACTACAactaaatgaatgaacacatttaaacttcggtttttaaaaatcttgacagaatgtatttgtttgttcaattttatgaaaatgttattcAGCATTTTCATAGTCCATCCAATTATCTAGGCATTGTTGATTAGACTGAGTATTGGTATGTCTGAATGAAGAAACTATGAACTTTTACCAGACTCCTTTCAAGACTACAAGGGTTATGATACCAAAAAGCGTAAAAGATACATCAAAGTCTGGTAATGGAATTTTTGCATTCACGATTTGGTAGCCTAAATGTTGTATTGCAAATTTAATAACTGTATCAGCAATATCCAACGGTAGATTACTCCTTTACACAGTCTCAATATATAAGTGGCTCTAGAGCAATATATGATACATATATAAAAGCAAATTACTAGAATGAGGCCTCATTGTGGAGAAGTGGGATATACCACACTGTGTGGGACATACTGTATGGCCAGAGTTACAGCATATGATAGCTCTTGCACATCAGTGTGCAGAGGGTGATGTCTGGTGGGACTGTAATACATGCAGACTGGTTGTCTAATCATCACAGCTCCTGAATGTCTTTGAATGCATTATTCATTGctgtggaaaataaaagcatacTGGTGCTGCAGATGCTTTGGAGGGGTAATAAATGGTGGTTTACCTCTTTCCCTTTTGTGTCTCCATTTTCTATCCACTCCACTGTGACGCTCTCGTTGTCCTCATTCAGTGAAGTCACCATTGCCTGGTGTATACGTCCTGTGAAAGTATCATAGAAAGgggaaacacaaacatcagaagCAGACTAACCCTAAAATGTGAAGGCAGTGCTTACAAAGGCCCAAATTCTTTTACAGTCCTTGCAAGTTTGGTAGCaatattttaattgtttatAAGTAGAGTGATAATGGCCCTGTGCTATTCACCACCTCATGTTTTAGTCatgaaaaagagataaaagataattaaaaatatatcaatacaaacacatttgttttccatctcttcttctctaacacacacatacaggttaACATAAAATGGATTTCACTAATACCTTAGCTTGTGCATTAGTAGGGTAAATTCCAAAAAAGCTGAATTAAACAGCCTGATCAGATCTGTACCTGGTCCTGGTAAATCAGAACTGTGGAAATGCAGCAAGGTtggaaaaaactgaaaaggcaCCATGATGTGCTATGTTCATATTTTCAAGGTGCAGTGTCACTGTCAATCGAGGGCCCATGTAGCGCCATCTTCTTACATTTTAGCTGTCCTGTTATTTTGTGTAAGACTACATTAACACAAACAGGGATGGGCGGTGATTCAATATTATTGTTCATTGGCTTAATCATTTCACAATGATTCAACTTTATAAAATAATTCTacaaatttctatttttaatgaTTCTGTGCAGGCTGCAATTCAAAACCAACAAAATTAAGAATTGAACTTGTTTTACACATATTAAGTATTTAGTCACATGTAATGCAAATGGTGGACCACAGGTCATTGCTTTGACCTTTTAATATATACATCAGTGTCTAAAATATCTACCTATCTTAATATTGTGATCATGATTCCAATCATATCATCTGGCCCTAAACACTTGCCTTAAAACGATGAAAACAGCTTGGTACAAAGCACAGTGTTGAATGATGCTCTCGCAAACTaaatcctgtctgtctcacGTCAATACTAACCACCAGAGCATCAACACCTCAAACATCAGGAGGCAACTGAGTCTCAACTGTTTCAAATGAAAGCAGGGCAAATAGGCTGAGGCTAATCTTAGTAAACTCTGACTATGAGATTTGATAATGACCCATTGGAGAGAATTACAGATAATagagacacacagctgctgctgctagccTGCATGCTTCTCtccgcctctctgtctgcagtgcAATAATACCAGCTTTTAAGAGCCTGCTCAGCCCTCCCATCTTTGTCCATGTGAATCTGACTGTATGCTCCAAATTCCCAGCACAATCCAGGGAAACATCTTGTTCCTGTATCCATTattcagagacacacagggaaCTAGCAGCAAAGATGCTTTTAGTGTTTTCAACTGCTGAACATTTCACTGATTTACCTTACAAAGGTTTTATatcagcaaaatgcaaaaaaagaaaatccagtgTCTTAAAACAGGGAGAGTTGGGAAGAAACCTTTTGTGCGCCTTGAAGATCAGGAAACTCTGGCTTAAGAGGGTAGACATATCccatatattaaaaaaaatacattctcTATACTCTAGTTTTGATATGCatacatttaattcattaaaattTAAGTAAACTAGATCAAAAGCAGCTTCCTTTGGGGATGGCCAATATGTATCATgtgctgtctttctgttgtaTCATATGGCATGAATTAAAATAGCTATGCATGTAAATGCAGCAATAACCTGATAATTTTGCATATGTAAACCATACTGTGACATATACCACTGCCATAGAAAAGAtacaaatgtttgacaaaactAGTTTCAGTATGGTAGGGTAAATATTTATCTAGGCTATGGACAAGTAAGCCACAATGTTAAAATATGGATGACAAAAGCTAATTAGGACAGCTTCATAGGGCTAAATAACACAATTCTTCTCCATTCACAATACAACAGTGTGGGGCTTCTGCAGCCTTTCAAGCCAAACGGGCATTACTTGGTTTAAAAGCTACAAAAAAGTTCAGTTCACATCAACACTATTCTCAACACTTGAAACCAACTACAAACAGATgggtgaaatattaaaaaggtgTTGGGCTATGCACCACATCTCAATAACTCTACTGACGGGATAAACACCAGTCTTCCAAAAGGTATTCCCCCATTTGGTGTGGGAATCTCCTCTAGGTGTTCAATCGGAtggagatctggtgactgtgaagacTTGATCATATAATTCACATAATTTTCATATTAACCATTAAACCATTCACCAATCACCCAGGTTTGCCTTAAATTTGTCAACAGTCTGACTGTGCATGCAACTCTCTAGTGTACTCCAGTAAGTGACATCTGCTAGGTCTGCACTGCGGAAAGACAGTCAGACATGAATATGAGTGCAAAAAATCCACTGTTGAACTGTGAAGTGGTAGGTTACAaaaaaccatggcaacagtaaaGGCGGTTGGAACAACAGGCACGTGGTTGGTGTCACACCTCTACTTAAGGAGTGTTGAGAGCACGCCAAGCTGCAAAAGTGATTGCAGCACTCAGAGGATTTACGGAGACAACAGAGGGTCGGGCAAGGTCCTCCAAATCACTGCTACTTTCTGCTTATTGGTTTTTACTGctaataaagaaagaaaagaaatgtgactaGCATTGGCTAACCCACCTTCCAGTGGGTTTATACAGCTACAACTCTATTCAACAACATGCTGCAGAAGTAACTGCAGAACAGAGCAACAACTTCTTTCAAACCACTTCTAAAGTCTTGTTGTCACATAACATCCAGTAAAGCTTAACTTACATACTAAAATTAACTAAAATACATGATTTGAAGCCCTTTCATACCTAAAGTacatatattttagttttgtcCGTCCCAATGGGAATCACAGAAGAGGACAGGGCAATCAAATTACAACAGTAATCCAGCttgacagaaataaatgttACATGAAGTGATCTGTTTCTTCCCAAATCTGCTGACTTAGTAAGATGTTTGTTGTGTCAACCAGCACACAGCACCGTCCTTACTGTATACTGACAGCACTTCATCTCTACTGTGACACcgataacactggggaacacaatttttgttgagttaggtctgacagctgtttttaactaatttttgggtgcggaatccaaaactgatctcagtttttctctatcacgtcaagtttttttaactataggatccccgttttcttgaaaaatatgaaaaatactgtacttaacagatatgtgtgatagtactgacctactgggagctgcacacacctctcaccgcactgtctcaattgtgactgcacaaacaagttgccacgtagctgtagatgagtccaatcgttatcagctggcaagtcttactacagctaatcagtggaattttgcttatctggagggtaaactgtggagaaaaaacttgacgtgctagaaaaaaactgactgcaattttggaatcagcatgccaattttagttttaatcagcataaaaatctaactcaacagaattttttttccaaattgttccccagtgtaatcagTGTGAATGCAAGCAGAGGTCGACATCCTGGCAAATGTTAAACCAAAAACACTACGGAACAGAATATGTGTCCTGAGGTTCAAGACATGATCAATTCATAATTTAACAGTAAGAGCAAGGAAATCCCCATGAAAAGGAATACTAACCAAGGTCGCTGCttgtagaaatatatatttattattatttatatatttatcaatGGTGCAGACTATATAACCTGAGAATGAAGACCACAGTAACACCATATACAACAATGGATATGTAGGGGGCCTGTCTAACCTATCATAGCCAGAGGCCTACAGACCTAGGGACACAAAAGCTAGCTCCACACCATCATCGAGACAGCGTATTTTACTGTAAGAACAACATTCTCCCTCCACAACCAGAGAAGGCAAGCTGTCataatgtgattattttttgttaCCGATTTAACGACCAATCATTGTTCTACAAATCATTCAGTCtagaaatatattaaataatgaGTTTCCAGAGTCCAagctcaaatgaaaaaaatataactacatgtgtataaaatattaatggaattactttttaaaaaaaagctaatatttAGTTTTTTGCAATTGATACGTGACAATTGATAAATTATTAACCAATTACTAAATTTGATTAcctttctgtcaatcgactaatgATTTCATCATTAATCATTGCTTGTTTCAGCATAAGTATAAAGCCCTCAGATAGGTTCAAGGGCACAGCATCTGACTTGTAGCAAACACTGTGTCTACAAGATTCAGACGCACTGTTGTGTAGCTATAGACATTGACCTTCCTGATGAAGGGAACATTTAATTTCTAAAGTGTACTGGGCTGCTTACCTTttcctcacatacacacattctaTTTCTATACCTAACTAAATGAGTTAAGTCACATACTGGCTTGTCTTACAGCAGTTGAAATGCTGATTTGCTGTAACTTAATGCCACTGTCCACTGTGTCCCACTTTTATACTAAAACCTGGCTGGATGGGTATGATGACACCTCCCTGTATTTGAAGGGGCTTAGTAGGGGGTGCTTCAAGCTCTGCTAAGCCTGAGGAACAAACAAAGCTTTAGAAGCATCAGTTTCAGTACAAAACCAAAGACACCCATTGATGAAATTGTGTCAAGATGTCACAGATTatagaaaatatagaatatatataaatatagaaaatatgcAGCCCTGAATCGCGAAGCTGGTAGGTGTCCTATGTTTCTCTAGAACTCAATTTTAAAAGACCCTACTATATTTTGCACAGACATTACCCAATAACATCAGATAATATATGTCCACCATTAAACAGGGAATCTATTATCGCATTAAAAAACAGCATACAAACCATAGAGCTGAGGATGATGAAATGAGCACTACTgaatagcaaaaaaaaatttC from the Enoplosus armatus isolate fEnoArm2 chromosome 4, fEnoArm2.hap1, whole genome shotgun sequence genome contains:
- the kif2a gene encoding kinesin-like protein KIF2A isoform X2, which gives rise to MASCFGKIVVGTYVEIKRSDGRIHQAMVTSLNEDNESVTVEWIENGDTKGKEIDLESIFALNPDVAPDEEIAPSPETPPPPTPTCVKVNKIAKNRRTIAPTKNDTPSRDNRVIPTRARPPQPQQPEPAPPPPSQQPAQLTQAQTQQQLQNARRKSNCVKEVEKLQEKRERRRLQQQELREKRAQEVDTTIPNYEIMYMIRDFRASLDYRPLTTADLIEEHRICVCVRKRPLNKKELSVKDLDVITIPSKDVVMVHEPKQKVDLTRYLENQTFRFDYAFDDSTTNEMVYRFTARPLVETIFERGMATCFAYGQTGSGKTHTMGGDFSGKNQDCSKGIYALAARDVFLMLKKPNYKKLDLQVYATFFEIYSGKVFDLLNRKAKLRVLEDGKQQVQVVGLQEKEVKCTEEVLKLIDLGNSCRTSGQTSANAHSSRSHAVFQIILRRKGKMHGKFSLIDLAGNERGADTSSADRQTRLEGAEINKSLLALKECIRALGRNKPHTPFRASKLTQVLRDSFIGENSRTCMIATISPGMTSCENTLNTLRYANRVKEFGISPSDIPFSQGGQGSRPEHSPTNTFEYDDFAATSPSRVKELTVDPNQVMEGGRPNIHAVNQLDLLDEDWLSISPQRDDLKLLCEQNEEEVSPQLFTFHEAVSQLVEMEEQVLEDHRAVFQESIRWLEDEKVLLEMTEEVDYDVESYATQLEQILDQKIEILTELRDKVKSFRSALQEEEQASKQINPKRPRAL